The sequence GGATTTCGGCCTGCGCCGGAATGACATTTATGGGGGTATGCTGGCAGTGTCGGGCGACCCTGCTCCTTTTCATAGACTCACAGTTATTGTCACCCCAGCGCCTGTCCGCCGCGGCGGGAAAGCTGGGGGGTCCATCTTCTTTTTATACCAGTACCCCACTGATTTCGTCGCGACGGTGTGATAGAGGTGCAGGCCAGAGATTTTCGAATCCGCCAATGGAGGACGGCCTGCACGAACAATTCGGGTACCTTATTTCGCCGTCGACAATGGCGCCTTTCTTCCCAGAAGAAAATGGCTGGTTCGAAGACGGACCGTCCCTACTCATTGAAATAAACCCTGAATCTCCACCTATACCCTATCGCCTCCAACCAATATAATCTCACAAAAACAACAAGGCCCTCAGGCCTGCAAATCGAGTCAATCTATTGTCTACAAGTCGGTTAGCTGTCTCTTTCTAATCCGGCAAATTCCTTGCAATTGTTCTTATCAGAACCCAAGCAAAGGATAAACAGGTATGAATGAGAACAAGATTTGTGTGAGTTGTCAAAAGCAGTTGATTCATTCTCAAGGCATTTGGTTATGCTCAACATGCAACACGTCAGACATTCTGGGGCTGCGACAAACCTTTGAAATTGATCTCAGTGATGATTCCGATGAGTTTATCTTCATCGAATGCCCCGGCGCGACACTATATGATCCCGAGACTATGAATATCACTGAGGGTGTGAAATTCCTCGACGAAAATGATCCATGCAAAGGGCACAAAATAATTGGCCAGCCTGTTTTTGCCCCGACTCATACAAAAAAGCGGCGGATTAAACGCGAGGCCTTGGGGAAAATCCGCCGATGCCAAGGCTGTCAGGATTACACTGTGAGAATGCGGCGTCCTGAAGGGCCTGATTTTTTCATCCCATCATCGAAATTCCCGAACCGGACAAAGCTCAAGACAGTAGTGGCAAGTCATCGCTCATAGAATCTTAACGGCGCATAAATCTTGAATAGCCCAAGCCGAGCTTTGATCATGAGCGGTGGCGCATCGCGATAATTTCCTTGCTCCATATCGCCAAATATCGGTTACTATAAACATGAAGATTCGCAAAGTTCTCCTATCTGTGCTCCTCGTCGGCGGAGTGGCGGCTCTTCTTATTATTCTTGACTACATGCCTAAACCGGCAAATACTTTTTTCTGGCGGACACTCTTTGATGGCGGCCATGCTCCGCTTTTCGGGGTAATGTCTGTTCTTGTCTTGTTCCTCTCAACACTTGTCATACGTGGACAAAATGCCGTTCGCCTCTGGCATTATGCCGCAGCTTTTGGAATCCCAACATTTATCGGGATCGTTGTCGAAGTCCTGCAAATAAACTCCCGCCGCGATGCCGATCCCTGGGATGCGGTGACAAATATGATCGGCTCTCTCGCTTTTCTCATTTATTTTGCGACAATTGATACGAACTGGCCGGATCGTCTTGGAAAAATTATCAGCCGGTTTAAACTCTCGCTGCGGCTTATCGCGCTTCTGCTCATGGCCATCCCGCTTGTGCCGCCGCTTTTGTGGGCGGTCGCGACACTTCAGCGCAACAGCGAATTTCCGGTGCTGCTCACATTCGAAAAGGGATGGGAGGAGAAATATCTCGAAGCGACATACGCGACTATTCAGTATGTCGAACCGCCGAGCGAGTGGGTTAACAACCAAAGCGAACAGGCCGGATTGATATTTTTTGATACAACCAAATGGGGATACCCATCGCTTGCATTGCGCGAGCCATTTCCTGACTGGCGAGGATATGATTCGCTGGCCTTTGTTCTCTATTCACCGCATAAGCAGAATAAGAAGGTCTATATCCGTGTCAATGACCGAAGGCACAATGAGGCATATTCAGACCGCTACAATGAATCTCTGACAGTTCGTCCCGGCGAAAACCGGTTTGCTATACCCATATCGAGAATCGAGTCCGCCCCTGCAGGCCGGTCGATGAATCTCGGGCTAATTCGTGAACTGAAACTATTTATAGACTCAAAAAACGCCCCGTTTGAGTTGTATGTCGATGATATAGAACTTAGGTAACCAGCAGCAGCCCTCCGTAACTTCATTTTTTCTCGTTGAAACTTTGTACCACGCTATCCGTAGTGAGTGCTATAATAAAACATTTACGAAAATTATTCGGAGGTCAGAAATGAAAAAAGCGCTATCGTTAATCATATTAGCAGGGCTGATGATTTCTTTGTCTGTCGGTTCGGTTACCGGCTGGCAGAAGTCCCGCACAGTCAATATTTGGGGGGAAAATCATAAAGTCGGTTCAGGTGAGATAGTTAGCAAGACGTTTGATCTCGAACCGTTTACAGTGATTGAATCGGATGCTGCAATTAATATCACAATTGTGGTTGGAGGAAGTCAGACGGTCAGTCTTTCTTTCGATGACAATCTCATCAACAATCTTGAGCTCGAAGTTCACAATGGCATTCTTGAGATTTCAGGCCGCGGGTCGTACTCCGCCGAGAAGAGCGGAGAACTCGTTATAACTATGCCCAAACTTGAGGAGATCGACACACGCGGATCGGGCAGTATTGAAATTGCCGAGTTCAAAGGCGGACGTTTCTTCTTTCATAACTCCGGCTCCGGAAATTTCCGCGCAAGTGGGACAGTCGATGAACTGGATATTGATTTGGACGGTTCAGGAAACATTGACACCCGTGAACTTATAGCGAAAGAAGTCACAGTCAGCCTCGACGGCTCAGGGAATATCAGGGTCTTCGCGCAGGATAGTTTTGACGGCTCGCTCAATGGTAGCGGAAACATCTATTATTATGGCAACCCGTCCAACCACACAGAAGAACGTCAAGGCAGCGGGGAGATTAGACGAAGGTAGCGGGAGATTTTTTGGCTCATTTTACCGATGATTTTTCTCCAATGTCATTCCCGCAAAAACGGGAAGTCAGATATTTGTTCTTCGTGCGGGACATGCCTGTCGCTCGCTATGTCAGCTAACGGTCTCGACTCACATTACCCAATAAAACCCCACCCGGTGGATGGGCTACAAAGAAATAACGATGAGAATCTTTATCCATCAAAACAAATTTGTCCATCCAATTTTTCCAGGTAAAAACTACTTTTAAGTTTTTACTTTTCAACAACTTACATTCTCGTATTCCCTTGCTATCCCATATAAAAATAGTTATCTTTTCAGGTGTCAAAACAGAGAGAGAATCAGCCATTTTCAAGCGATAGATCGCATCGTCCGGCAAGGCCAATTTCAGGCATTGTCGATGAAGTTATCTCATCGCTCGGACTCACAAAAAGCTACAACGGCTGGCTCGTTGTGTCCAATTGGCGCGAAATAGTAGGCGGACAAATCGCCAAAAAAGCGCCTGCTATACGATTTACCGACGGCGTAATTTATGTCGCTGTACAAGACTCCGCATGGAGACAAACTTTGCATCTTCAACTCGAAGATATTCTCAAAACTATCCGCAGTCATCCCTGCGGTCGGGGCGTTCAGAAAGTGATATTAGTCTCCGGAGAGAAAGGAAAATTATCCGATGACAATTGATTTAGACGATAAGGCCAAAGCAAAGAAAAAAGAAAAGAAAGACGGAGAAGGGGCGTATGACGCCTCGTCTATTCAGGTCCTCAAAGGACTTGAGGCAGTACGCCATCGCCCGGCGATGTACATTGGCGATATCGGACAGCGCGGACTTCATCATCTCGTCTACGAAGTCGTGGACAACTCAGTTGATGAAGCGCTCGCAGGATACTGCGATACGGTCACAGTCGAAATCGGGACCGATAACTCAATCACCGTAACCGACAATGGCCGTGGCATCCCGGTCGAAATGCATCCCGAGGAAAAAATCTCGGCCCTCCAGATAGTGATGACAGTGCTCCATGCCGGCGGCAAATTCTCCCATGACAGCTACAAAGTATCCGGCGGTCTCCACGGTGTC is a genomic window of Candidatus Zixiibacteriota bacterium containing:
- a CDS encoding head GIN domain-containing protein, whose translation is MKKALSLIILAGLMISLSVGSVTGWQKSRTVNIWGENHKVGSGEIVSKTFDLEPFTVIESDAAINITIVVGGSQTVSLSFDDNLINNLELEVHNGILEISGRGSYSAEKSGELVITMPKLEEIDTRGSGSIEIAEFKGGRFFFHNSGSGNFRASGTVDELDIDLDGSGNIDTRELIAKEVTVSLDGSGNIRVFAQDSFDGSLNGSGNIYYYGNPSNHTEERQGSGEIRRR
- a CDS encoding DUF721 domain-containing protein, with the protein product MSKQRENQPFSSDRSHRPARPISGIVDEVISSLGLTKSYNGWLVVSNWREIVGGQIAKKAPAIRFTDGVIYVAVQDSAWRQTLHLQLEDILKTIRSHPCGRGVQKVILVSGEKGKLSDDN